Proteins co-encoded in one Erinaceus europaeus chromosome X, mEriEur2.1, whole genome shotgun sequence genomic window:
- the P2RY4 gene encoding P2Y purinoceptor 4 isoform X1 → MHLARETMASGKTSLFTTIGSSPHLDDSEVELDCWFNEDFKFILLPVSYATVFVLGLALNAPTLWLFLFRLRPWDATATYMFHLALSDMLYVLSLPTLVYYYAARNHWPFGTGFCKFIRFLFYWNLYCSVLFLTCISVHRYLGICHPLRALRWGRPRIASLLCLAVWLVVAGCLVPNLFFVTTSSTGTTILCHDTTRPEEFDHYVYFSSAVMVLLFGVPCFIILVCYGLMARRLYRPLPGATQSSSRLRSLRTIAVVLTVFAVCFVPFHITRTIYYLARLLEADCWILNIVNVVYKVTRPLASANSCLDPVLYLLTGDKYRRQLQHVCRCGGSQPPTAASSLALVSLPEDGNCRWTATPRDSSCSTPRTEKL, encoded by the exons atgcacttagccag GGAGACCATGGCCAGTGGAAAGACTTCACTATTCACCACCATAGGCTCCAGCCCACATCTTGATGACAGTGAGGTGGAGCTGGACTGCTGGTTTAATGAGGACTTCAAATTCATCTTGCTGCCTGTGAGCTATGCGACTGTGTTTGTtctgggccttgccctcaatgctcCAACCCTCTGGCTTTTCCTCTTTCGCCTCAGACCCTGGGATGCGACTGCAACCTACATGTTCCACTTGGCCTTATCAGACATGCTGTATGTGCTGTCACTTCCTACCCTCGTCTACTACTATGCAGCCCGTAACCACTGGCCCTTTGGCACTGGGTTCTGCAAGTTCATCCGATTCCTCTTCTACTGGAATCTCTACTGCAGTGTCCTTTTTCTTACCTGTATCAGTGTGCACCGCTACCTGGGCATCTGCCACCCACTACGGGCACTACGCTGGGGCCGCCCACGCATAGCAAGCCTTCTCTGTCTGGCAGTTTGGTTGGTGGTGGCTGGCTGCCTTGTGCCCAACTTGTTTTTTGTCACAACCAGCAGCACGGGGACCACTATCCTGTGCCATGACACCACTCGGCCAGAAGAATTTGACCACTATGTATATTTCAGTTCAGCAGTTATGGTGCTGCTCTTTGGtgtgccctgcttcatcattcttgTCTGCTATGGGCTGATGGCCCGGCGGTTGTACCGGCCCTTGCCAGGGGCTACCCAGTCATCTTCTCGTCTGCGTTCTCTCCGCACCATTGCTGTGGTGCTGACAGTTTTTGCTGTCTGCTTTGTGCCTTTTCATATCACCCGCACAATTTATTACTTGGCAAGGCTGTTGGAAGCTGACTGCTGGATATTGAATATTGTCAATGTGGTCTACAAGGTGACTCGACCCTTGGCTAGTGCCAACAGCTGCCTGGACCCTGTACTCTACCTGCTCACAGGGGACAAGTATCGTCGTCAGCTacagcacgtctgcaggtgtggagggtCCCAGCCACCCACAGCTGCCTCCTCTCTGGCACTGGTGTCCCTGCCAGAGGATGGCAATTGCAGGTGGACAGCAACCCCCCGGGACAGCAGCTGTTCTACTCCCAGGACAGAAAAATTGTAA
- the P2RY4 gene encoding P2Y purinoceptor 4 isoform X2 — MASGKTSLFTTIGSSPHLDDSEVELDCWFNEDFKFILLPVSYATVFVLGLALNAPTLWLFLFRLRPWDATATYMFHLALSDMLYVLSLPTLVYYYAARNHWPFGTGFCKFIRFLFYWNLYCSVLFLTCISVHRYLGICHPLRALRWGRPRIASLLCLAVWLVVAGCLVPNLFFVTTSSTGTTILCHDTTRPEEFDHYVYFSSAVMVLLFGVPCFIILVCYGLMARRLYRPLPGATQSSSRLRSLRTIAVVLTVFAVCFVPFHITRTIYYLARLLEADCWILNIVNVVYKVTRPLASANSCLDPVLYLLTGDKYRRQLQHVCRCGGSQPPTAASSLALVSLPEDGNCRWTATPRDSSCSTPRTEKL; from the coding sequence ATGGCCAGTGGAAAGACTTCACTATTCACCACCATAGGCTCCAGCCCACATCTTGATGACAGTGAGGTGGAGCTGGACTGCTGGTTTAATGAGGACTTCAAATTCATCTTGCTGCCTGTGAGCTATGCGACTGTGTTTGTtctgggccttgccctcaatgctcCAACCCTCTGGCTTTTCCTCTTTCGCCTCAGACCCTGGGATGCGACTGCAACCTACATGTTCCACTTGGCCTTATCAGACATGCTGTATGTGCTGTCACTTCCTACCCTCGTCTACTACTATGCAGCCCGTAACCACTGGCCCTTTGGCACTGGGTTCTGCAAGTTCATCCGATTCCTCTTCTACTGGAATCTCTACTGCAGTGTCCTTTTTCTTACCTGTATCAGTGTGCACCGCTACCTGGGCATCTGCCACCCACTACGGGCACTACGCTGGGGCCGCCCACGCATAGCAAGCCTTCTCTGTCTGGCAGTTTGGTTGGTGGTGGCTGGCTGCCTTGTGCCCAACTTGTTTTTTGTCACAACCAGCAGCACGGGGACCACTATCCTGTGCCATGACACCACTCGGCCAGAAGAATTTGACCACTATGTATATTTCAGTTCAGCAGTTATGGTGCTGCTCTTTGGtgtgccctgcttcatcattcttgTCTGCTATGGGCTGATGGCCCGGCGGTTGTACCGGCCCTTGCCAGGGGCTACCCAGTCATCTTCTCGTCTGCGTTCTCTCCGCACCATTGCTGTGGTGCTGACAGTTTTTGCTGTCTGCTTTGTGCCTTTTCATATCACCCGCACAATTTATTACTTGGCAAGGCTGTTGGAAGCTGACTGCTGGATATTGAATATTGTCAATGTGGTCTACAAGGTGACTCGACCCTTGGCTAGTGCCAACAGCTGCCTGGACCCTGTACTCTACCTGCTCACAGGGGACAAGTATCGTCGTCAGCTacagcacgtctgcaggtgtggagggtCCCAGCCACCCACAGCTGCCTCCTCTCTGGCACTGGTGTCCCTGCCAGAGGATGGCAATTGCAGGTGGACAGCAACCCCCCGGGACAGCAGCTGTTCTACTCCCAGGACAGAAAAATTGTAA